A single window of Candidatus Methanoperedens sp. DNA harbors:
- a CDS encoding tetratricopeptide repeat protein — MKFSAQRKNLGKWMTEGLAFVNLKKYKEAIELFDRILKLEPKRVDALFNKGRALHNLNQFSNAITYYNSVLQIDPGHSKAWRWKGFALRSLDKFEEAAKCFEKEIELQPTDAYSWFIWFNKGLMFHIQDRFEDAIKCYETVIQLYPDHADTWYCKGLAFYYLERYDETIKCCEKALEIDPDYFYAWYGKGLALHSLNRYEEAIKCYDRVIENDPEHIDAWFNRKLATHSMEILKKINI; from the coding sequence ATGAAATTCTCCGCACAAAGAAAAAATCTTGGCAAATGGATGACAGAAGGTCTTGCCTTTGTCAATCTGAAAAAATATAAAGAAGCAATAGAATTATTTGACCGGATACTGAAGCTTGAACCAAAAAGAGTTGATGCACTGTTCAATAAAGGACGTGCGCTTCATAATCTGAACCAATTTAGCAATGCAATAACATATTATAACAGTGTTTTGCAGATCGATCCCGGACATTCAAAAGCATGGCGCTGGAAAGGATTTGCCCTGCGAAGCCTTGATAAATTCGAAGAAGCTGCAAAATGTTTTGAAAAAGAAATTGAACTCCAGCCAACTGATGCTTATTCATGGTTCATCTGGTTCAACAAGGGACTGATGTTCCATATCCAGGACAGGTTCGAGGATGCCATTAAATGTTATGAAACTGTCATCCAATTATATCCCGATCATGCCGATACATGGTACTGTAAAGGACTTGCTTTCTATTATCTGGAAAGATATGATGAAACGATAAAATGCTGCGAAAAGGCGCTTGAGATAGACCCTGATTATTTCTATGCATGGTATGGAAAAGGGCTTGCCCTTCATAGCTTAAATAGATATGAAGAGGCGATAAAGTGTTATGACAGGGTTATTGAAAATGATCCTGAACATATTGATGCCTGGTTCAACAGGAAGCTTGCAACTCACAGCATGGAAATCCTAAAAAAAATTAATATATAA
- a CDS encoding nucleotidyltransferase domain-containing protein — translation MQPITEELIQEIKERIVGAVHPEKIIIFGSYAYGKPTKDSDLDLLVIMPSDEPMHKRVLPIRKLLRDFRVPKDVIVYTPQEVEKWKNVTNAFITSIMKKGKVIYGL, via the coding sequence ATGCAACCGATAACAGAAGAACTTATCCAGGAAATAAAAGAGCGCATCGTTGGCGCAGTCCATCCTGAGAAGATAATCATTTTTGGTTCATATGCTTATGGAAAGCCGACAAAAGACAGCGATCTGGATTTACTGGTGATAATGCCATCTGATGAACCGATGCATAAGAGAGTGCTTCCAATAAGGAAGTTGCTTCGTGATTTCAGAGTTCCTAAAGATGTCATTGTTTATACTCCACAAGAAGTGGAAAAATGGAAAAATGTCACAAATGCATTTATTACATCAATCATGAAAAAAGGAAAGGTCATATATGGATTATAA
- a CDS encoding HEPN domain-containing protein produces MDYKDLAKKWFDKGNNDLTAGKYLLSMPKPPADTICFHGQQAVEKFLKSFLALHRREIPRIHDLEEVISLCEAIDSEFFELYDISSELSSYAVEVRYPTEGDYDVSNEDAHRAIEIAEKIKKFILNKLKSS; encoded by the coding sequence ATGGATTATAAAGATCTGGCAAAAAAATGGTTCGATAAAGGAAATAATGACCTTACTGCAGGAAAATATCTTCTTTCCATGCCAAAGCCACCTGCAGATACTATATGTTTTCATGGTCAACAAGCAGTTGAAAAATTCCTTAAGAGTTTCCTTGCATTACATAGAAGAGAAATTCCAAGAATACATGATCTTGAAGAGGTAATCTCTCTATGTGAAGCAATTGATTCAGAATTTTTCGAATTATATGATATTTCCTCCGAATTATCAAGTTATGCGGTAGAGGTCAGATATCCAACGGAAGGAGATTATGATGTATCGAATGAAGATGCACATAGAGCTATAGAAATTGCCGAAAAGATTAAAAAATTCATTTTAAACAAATTAAAATCGAGCTGA
- the gyrA gene encoding DNA gyrase subunit A has protein sequence MPEKESTEQEPEQQILVPEKITLVNIEEEMKRSYIDYAMSVIVGRALPDVRDGLKPVHRRILYAMNEQGMTHDKPYKKSARIVGDVLGKYHPHGDIAVYDSLVRMVQEFSLRYPLIDGQGNFGSIDGDSAAAMRYTEVRLGKIADEILGDIDKETVDFVPNYDDSLKEPSVLPCKLPNLLINGSTGIAVGMATNMPPHNLGEVIDGITMVIDKPDVDTQELNTVIKGPDFPTAGFIYGRQGIIDAYTTGRGSIKMRARAIIEEVRNKETIIINELPYQVNKAKMIEDIAGLVRDKKIAGITDLRDESDKEGIRVVIEISRQAQANIILNQLYSHTQLETTFGVINLALVDGRPMVLPLKELIIQFISHRKQVITRRSQFELKKAQARAHILEGLIIALDHIDEVIKLIRASQTPDEARDGLMTKFGLSIEQAKAILDMRLQRLTGLEREKIDAEYGELQKTIAWLKELLGSEIKILALIKEELADIKARFANKRRTEIIESTGDRVTEDLIPKEDDVITITNSGYIKRIAVDSYKQQRRGGKGVMGMETKEEDFVSDLFIGNTHDYLLFFTDKGKVYWLKVYGIPEAGRQARGTAIVNLLQLEQGEKITAYIPISKFDEKHYLLMVTKKGTAKKTQLTDFANVRKTGIIAISLEEGDKLVSVKLTDGTKEMVIGTKHGKAIRFNENDVRDMGRSAYGVRGVKLVGEDEVVSMAVVEEGATLLTVTENGFGKRTVFDEYRTSNRGGQGVITIDVNIRNGNVVDIRTVREDDEIMITTSNGIIIRVPASGIRVQGRNTQGVRIMNVGEKDRVVGVATLAKEEETGEGEQKKLEEGVIEAKNEQIT, from the coding sequence ATGCCAGAAAAAGAATCCACAGAACAAGAACCTGAACAGCAAATCCTTGTACCAGAAAAGATCACCCTGGTAAACATCGAAGAGGAAATGAAACGCTCATACATCGATTATGCAATGAGCGTCATCGTGGGGCGCGCCCTTCCTGATGTCAGGGACGGCCTGAAGCCTGTACACAGGCGCATCCTTTATGCGATGAACGAGCAGGGGATGACTCACGACAAGCCCTACAAGAAATCAGCAAGGATAGTAGGAGATGTTCTTGGTAAATATCACCCGCACGGCGATATCGCTGTTTACGATTCTCTTGTAAGGATGGTGCAGGAGTTCTCTTTACGATATCCTTTGATAGATGGGCAGGGAAATTTCGGTAGCATTGATGGAGATTCAGCTGCTGCGATGCGATACACCGAAGTCCGCCTCGGAAAGATCGCGGACGAGATACTCGGTGACATCGATAAAGAAACCGTGGATTTCGTTCCGAACTACGATGATTCATTAAAAGAGCCTTCAGTCCTTCCATGCAAGCTCCCTAACCTTCTCATCAATGGTTCCACAGGCATCGCCGTGGGCATGGCGACCAATATGCCTCCCCACAATCTTGGGGAAGTGATCGATGGCATAACAATGGTCATCGACAAGCCCGATGTTGATACACAGGAGCTAAATACTGTCATCAAAGGACCTGATTTCCCAACGGCAGGTTTTATTTATGGCCGGCAGGGAATAATCGATGCATACACTACAGGCCGCGGATCGATAAAGATGCGCGCCCGCGCAATAATCGAGGAAGTGAGAAACAAGGAAACGATCATCATTAATGAGCTTCCCTACCAGGTTAACAAGGCAAAAATGATCGAAGATATTGCAGGCCTTGTCCGGGATAAGAAGATCGCGGGTATAACCGACCTGCGTGACGAATCAGATAAGGAAGGTATCCGTGTCGTTATTGAAATATCACGACAGGCGCAGGCCAACATCATTTTGAACCAGCTTTACTCGCACACACAGCTTGAGACAACTTTTGGCGTTATCAACCTCGCTCTTGTGGATGGGCGCCCGATGGTCCTGCCATTAAAAGAATTAATCATACAGTTTATTTCACACAGGAAGCAGGTCATAACACGAAGAAGCCAGTTCGAGCTAAAAAAAGCGCAGGCAAGAGCCCATATACTCGAAGGTTTGATAATCGCGCTTGATCATATCGATGAGGTTATCAAGCTCATAAGGGCATCACAGACACCTGATGAGGCACGCGATGGTCTTATGACAAAGTTTGGCCTGAGCATTGAGCAGGCAAAGGCTATCCTTGACATGAGGCTCCAGAGGCTCACGGGTCTTGAGCGCGAGAAGATCGATGCTGAGTACGGGGAGCTCCAGAAGACTATTGCATGGCTCAAGGAACTTCTGGGGAGTGAAATAAAAATACTTGCGCTTATAAAAGAAGAACTTGCAGATATCAAAGCCCGCTTTGCTAATAAGAGGCGGACAGAGATAATTGAAAGCACAGGAGACCGTGTGACAGAGGACTTAATTCCTAAAGAAGACGATGTTATCACAATAACCAATAGCGGTTACATCAAACGTATAGCAGTGGACTCATACAAACAGCAGCGCCGCGGAGGTAAGGGTGTTATGGGTATGGAAACCAAGGAAGAGGATTTCGTAAGCGACCTCTTTATCGGCAATACTCATGATTATCTCCTTTTCTTTACTGACAAAGGAAAAGTCTACTGGCTGAAAGTATATGGTATTCCCGAAGCAGGAAGGCAGGCGCGGGGTACTGCAATCGTCAACCTGCTGCAGCTTGAGCAGGGTGAAAAGATCACCGCATACATACCGATCAGCAAATTTGACGAGAAACATTATCTTTTGATGGTCACAAAGAAAGGTACGGCCAAGAAGACGCAGCTTACCGATTTTGCAAATGTCAGGAAAACTGGCATTATCGCCATCTCTCTTGAAGAAGGGGATAAACTTGTATCGGTGAAGCTCACTGATGGGACAAAGGAAATGGTGATCGGCACAAAGCACGGGAAAGCCATCAGGTTCAACGAGAATGACGTCAGGGACATGGGACGAAGCGCATACGGCGTCAGGGGTGTGAAGCTTGTAGGCGAGGATGAAGTCGTCAGCATGGCAGTCGTGGAGGAAGGCGCAACCCTGCTTACTGTGACCGAGAACGGTTTCGGGAAGCGCACCGTGTTTGATGAATACCGCACAAGCAACCGCGGCGGCCAGGGCGTTATCACCATCGATGTCAATATCAGGAACGGGAATGTCGTGGATATCAGGACCGTCCGCGAAGATGATGAGATTATGATCACGACCTCAAACGGCATCATTATCCGTGTGCCTGCAAGCGGGATACGCGTGCAGGGCAGGAATACGCAGGGTGTGAGGATAATGAATGTAGGGGAAAAGGACAGGGTCGTGGGCGTGGCGACACTTGCGAAGGAGGAGGAGACGGGGGAGGGGGAGCAGAAGAAACTGGAAGAGGGAGTTATTGAGGCTAAGAATGAACAGATAACTTAG